One Anabas testudineus chromosome 15, fAnaTes1.2, whole genome shotgun sequence genomic window carries:
- the spef1 gene encoding sperm flagellar protein 1 translates to MDRELNEEELQDLYAWIDKIPLSRPKRHITRDFSDGVMAAELVKYFLPKFVDLHNYIPANSTQQKLSNWSLLNRKVFSKLNFHVPEETVKKIVLSTVGVIEPVLSTLREKIDKKLEHTTDNILDLEYYDTGNQEKGIRQTEAKQLPQLRREEMKKDDKSKMKNSKAPHTVQFYTDMDPSFQIILQEKEQTVMALQETVEILKMKVSRLEHLVHLKDMRIEDLTRHLETYKTKGKTF, encoded by the exons ATGGACCGAGAACTGAACGAAGAGGAACTGCAGGATTTGTACGCATGGATAGACAAAATACCTCTGTCCCGGCCTAAAAGACACATCACCAGAGACTTCAGCGACGGAG TGATGGCTGCTGAGCTTGTCAAATATTTCCTCCCAAAGTTTGTTGACCTGCACAATTATATACCTGCGAACTCCACACAGCAGAAACTCAGTAACTGGAGCCTCCTCAACAG GAAAGTTTTTTCTAAGCTGAACTTTCACGTACctgaggagacagtgaagaagaTCGTACTGAGCACTGTAGGAGTCATAGAGCCTGTACTGAGCACACTAAGAGAGAAGATAGATAAGAAACTGGAGCACACTACAGACAATATACtg GATTTGGAATACTATGACACCGGAAACCAGGAGAAAG gaaTTCGTCAGACTGAAGCAAAACAGCTGCCTCAGCTGAGACgagaagagatgaaaaaagaTGATAAGAGTAAGATGAAAAACAG taAAGCACCGCACACAGTGCAGTTTTACACAGACATGGACCCTAGTTTCCAAATAATCCTGCAGGAAAAAGAGCAAACTGTCATGGCTTTGCAGGAGACTGTGGAG ATCCTGAAGATGAAAGTGAGCAGGTTAGAGCACCTGGTTCACTTGAAAGACATGCGAATTGAAGACCTGACTCGACATCTGGagacatacaaaacaaaaggcaaaacGTTTTGA
- the adam8a gene encoding disintegrin and metalloproteinase domain-containing protein 8a isoform X2: MKYQTVIPQKLKDSSLINHASTHQTYPDVVQYSLTIGDKNYTLHLERNKDLVGKNFSVTHYSAQGIEVTTTPDLAVHCYYHGHIVGVEDSSASIGLCSGIKGFVHVQDQTYLIEPLDEAGHQDGTHRSETHSEKHLHAVYNYNHLRKKRSSCSHGNVTTFYDHGARPSGLFQLGSLKSRGQTKNHKVRPRTVELVLVVDNTEYKKFGSKKTMETRLLEIANHVDKLYRPVGVRVMLVGLDIWSYRDQIEVNTNPELTLGRFLEWRQRSLLPRTKHDNAQFITGVDFDGSTVGLANTNAMCTSNSGAVNEDHNTNPIGVASTIAHEMGHNLGLSHDTDNCVCGSLVSKKGCIMAESVGHVYPQQFSSCSQQQLSRFLEEVNPACLLNIPSTDRIYRGPVCGNAFLEPGEECDCGTVEECKNPCCNATTCKLNAGAQCAEGECCHNCQLKPTGSVCRPKTEDCDLAEYCTGFSASCPTDAYTQNGLPCNHGKGYCYNGQCPSRQEHCKRLWGPDAEVAADACFYLHGNCRKTQFRQRCLSSDQSCGKLFCSGGWEFPVTSRKSFYKVGNGDICNEATMNPEDNYPADLGMVPTGTKCGNNMVCYEQHCQDIKNLKVYGTNDCSAKCNNHGVCNHEQKCHCDPGWAPPFCDVQHSELPKDKGLMVFIVSLVVGILLLLVLVIGSLMYCIRKRRPAKRCLRSTSGQFNPVFRSSSTRGSPRLGATHISQPTFVESSASQACKPLFSSAARPQTGVLKPSRPAPEPPKNVRNVPQPSKIQQVIRPFMQPLAVSSKPVYTEAMPLPPSRPLPPLATKPMMKPKPLMPLVKPKPSAVSSTLPHTQLLAGRAALMPPTRPR, encoded by the exons GTTCACTGCTACTACCATGGACACATTGTGGGAGTGGAGGATTCCTCTGCCAGCATAGGATTGTGCTCGGGAATAAA GGGATTTGTGCATGTCCAGGACCAGACATACCTTATCGAACCTCTGGATGAGGCAGGACATCAAGATGGCACACACAGATCTGAAACTCACAGTGAGAAGCATCTACATGCTGTCTACAACTACAACCACctgagaaagaagaggagcTCCTGTTCCCATGGAAACGTGACCACTTTCTATGATCACGGAGCTCGTCCGTCTGGATTGTTCCAGCTCGGCAGTCTG AAAAGCAGAGGCCAGACCAAAAACCACAAAGTAAGACCCAGGACAGTGGAGCTGGTTCTGGTGGTCGACAACACTGAG tatAAGAAGTTTGGCAGTAAGAAGACAATGGAAACCAGACTTCTTGAAATAGCAAACCATGTGGACAAG CTATATCGTCCTGTGGGTGTTCGTGTGATGCTGGTTGGTCTGGATATCTGGTCATACAGAGATCAAATAGAGGTCAACACTAATCCTGAGCTTACCCTCGGTCGTTTCCTTGAGTGGCGTCAGCGCAGCCTGCTGCCAAGGACCAAACATGACAATGCACAGTTCATCAC AGGTGTGGATTTTGATGGCTCCACTGTTGGCTTAGCAAATACCAATGCAATGTGCACCTCTAACTCTGGAGCTGTCAATGAG GACCATAACACTAACCCAATAGGAGTGGCGTCTACCATTGCACATGAGATGGGACATAACCTGGGCTTGTCCCACGATACTGACAACTGTGTTTGTGGCTCTTTGGTTTCGAAAAAAGGCTGCATCATGGCTGAGAGTGTTGG CCATGTCTATCCTCAGCAGTTCAGCAGTTGTagccagcagcagctcagcaggtTCCTGGAGGAGGTTAACCCTGCCTGTCTGCTGAATATTCCCTCCACTGATCGCATCTATAGAGGGCCAGTTTGTGGAAATGCTTTCCTAGAGCCTGGAGAGGAGTGTGACTGTGGCACTGTAGAG GAATGCAAAAACCCCTGCTGCAATGCTACTACCTGCAAACTTAACGCAGGAGCCCAGTGTGCTGAGGGAGAGTGTTGCCACAACTGCCAA CTCAAACCAACAGGCAGTGTCTGCAGACCAAAGACAGAAGACTGTGACCTGGCAGAATATTGCACTGGcttctctgcttcctgtccAACTGATGCCTACACACAAAATGGCCTTCCATGCAACCATGGAAAAGGATACTGCTACAATGGACAGTGTCCTTCACGGCAGGAACACTGCAAGAGACTCTGGGGACCGG ATGCTGAAGTAGCTGCAGATGCTTGCTTTTACCTGCATggaaactgcagaaaaacacaatttaggCAAAGATGCTTGAGCAG CGATCAATCCTGTGGTAAGCTTTTCTGCTCTGGAGGCTGGGAGTTTCCAGTGACATCCAGGAAGTCCTTCTACAAAGTAGGAAATGGAGACATATGCAATGAGGCAACTATGAACCCTGAAGATAACTACCCTGCAGATCTGGGCATGGTACCTACTGGCACCAAATGCGGCAACAACATG gTATGCTATGAGCAACACTGTCAAGATATCAAAAACTTAAAAGTGTACGGAACTAATGACTGCTCTGCCAAGTGCAACAACCATGGG GTTTGTAACCATGAGCAGAAGTGTCACTGTGACCCCGGCTGGGCACCACCTTTCTGTGACGTGCAGCACTCAGAGCTGCCTAAAG ataAAGGTTTGATGGTATTTATTGTGTCACTGGTGGTTGGCATACTTCTGTTGCTGGTCCTGGTTATTGGGAGTTTGATGTACTGCATCAGAAAAAGACGACCTGCAAAGAG ATGCCTTCGATCTACCTCAGGACAATTCAACCCAGTTTTTCGGTCAAGCAGTACACGAGGCAGCCCTCGTCTTGGGGCCACACACATAAGCCAGCCTACGTTTGTAGAGTCTTCAGCCAGCCAAGCCTGCAAACCTCTGTTTTCTAGTGCTGCCAGACCACAAACTGGAGTACTGAAGCCCAGCAGACCCGCTCCAGAG CCACCTAAGAACGTACGAAATGTACCTCAACCATCAAAGATTCAACAG GTTATAAGGCCGTTCATGCAACCACTAGCTGTTTCAAGCAAGCCAGTCTACACTGAG GCTATGCCACTACCTCCATCAAGACCTCTACCACCACTTGCAACAAAACCA ATGATGAAACCAAAACCTCTGATGCCGCTAGTGAAGCCAAAGCCCTCTGCAGTATCATCTACACTGCCTCACACTCAGCTG CTTGCAGGGAGGGCTGCCCTGATGCCCCCAACCAGGCCTAGATGA